In one Microbulbifer pacificus genomic region, the following are encoded:
- a CDS encoding UvrD-helicase domain-containing protein: MNIAEKAPLSSGWDQDQLTVIEADSEARLAVEAGPGTGKTAVACARLAHLISEEDIEPTNTWMISFTRTAVAEIRARLHSYVGDDSFSIRIATVDSHAWSIHSGHDTSARLTGTYEENIERVIELLENDEDVADELSQIEHVVIDEAQDLVGQRADLIEALVKRLPVDCGVTVFADEAQAIYGFSDAAIGCGKAASAKPGSSLLDRLRSAEGRRFTTVALRKIHRTSSPGLRKIFSELRRELLDAQNQRVGLHAETAQKIRDLADRSGLSWRQLKVADFTAEDLLLFRTRAEVLMASQFCDLPHRLRLSGYGATLPSWLALCFFDFLEPFLPERVFLDLWSARVENKAAPEYGPADAWSRLLRIAGKKDGSVDMQRLRRRLSQNRPPVELALAEHGLPGPIVGTIHASKGREASNVVLLLPKGGEFEDIADEAEEARVLFVGATRARTSLVVGEGLASRSGTLSSGRVYGWTMRGKTMIETGRDGDISASGLVGRSEFSPGDAAAAQGFLAKVADVVTTYSLTADPDLDWRYRIYADSEGPCVGSLTRNITYDLWEILTNRSQKGSHTPPRYVNHVRGLGCSTIVLASDDSELEVLNEPWASSGFILAPKISAYPSFYFGKRKR; the protein is encoded by the coding sequence ATGAATATCGCTGAAAAGGCACCTCTGAGCTCAGGTTGGGATCAGGATCAGCTCACAGTGATAGAAGCAGACAGTGAAGCACGGCTTGCCGTCGAAGCAGGTCCCGGGACGGGTAAAACAGCAGTTGCCTGCGCCCGCCTCGCACATCTGATCAGCGAGGAGGATATCGAGCCAACCAACACATGGATGATCAGCTTCACCAGGACCGCTGTTGCGGAAATCCGTGCCCGGCTTCATTCATATGTGGGTGACGATTCATTCTCGATCCGAATAGCAACCGTCGACTCCCATGCGTGGTCCATTCATTCCGGACACGATACGAGCGCCCGGCTCACCGGAACCTACGAGGAGAACATCGAGCGTGTTATCGAACTTCTCGAGAATGATGAAGATGTTGCAGACGAGCTATCCCAGATAGAGCACGTCGTAATCGACGAGGCTCAGGACCTTGTGGGTCAGCGGGCAGATTTGATTGAAGCGCTGGTCAAACGATTGCCTGTAGACTGTGGGGTAACCGTATTCGCCGATGAAGCCCAGGCAATCTATGGCTTTTCCGATGCTGCGATCGGATGCGGCAAAGCTGCATCCGCAAAGCCCGGAAGCTCATTACTCGACCGACTTCGAAGTGCGGAGGGGCGGCGCTTTACAACCGTTGCCCTGCGAAAGATCCACCGTACTTCCTCCCCCGGGCTTAGGAAAATATTCTCTGAACTTCGAAGGGAATTGCTCGACGCTCAAAACCAAAGGGTGGGATTACACGCAGAAACCGCTCAAAAAATCAGGGATTTGGCGGATAGAAGCGGGCTTAGTTGGAGACAGTTGAAAGTTGCTGACTTTACGGCTGAAGATCTCCTGCTCTTCCGAACCAGGGCCGAAGTCCTGATGGCCTCGCAATTCTGTGATCTCCCGCATCGACTACGTCTCTCGGGCTATGGCGCAACATTGCCATCCTGGCTTGCACTTTGCTTTTTTGATTTCCTCGAGCCATTCCTTCCAGAGCGTGTCTTTCTGGATTTGTGGTCAGCACGGGTCGAGAACAAAGCTGCTCCGGAATATGGCCCTGCCGACGCATGGAGTCGTCTCCTGAGAATTGCCGGGAAAAAGGACGGATCAGTTGATATGCAGAGATTGAGACGCCGGTTGAGCCAGAATCGGCCGCCCGTTGAACTGGCTCTGGCAGAACACGGTCTTCCTGGACCGATTGTCGGGACCATTCACGCGAGCAAAGGCCGCGAGGCAAGTAACGTTGTTTTGCTCCTGCCGAAAGGCGGAGAGTTTGAAGACATTGCAGATGAGGCTGAGGAGGCGCGTGTGTTGTTTGTCGGCGCCACGCGGGCACGAACCTCTCTTGTTGTCGGTGAAGGGCTTGCTTCCAGATCAGGGACACTTTCATCCGGTCGAGTTTATGGCTGGACGATGAGAGGTAAAACGATGATTGAGACCGGTCGTGACGGCGACATATCCGCAAGCGGGCTCGTTGGGCGGAGTGAATTCAGTCCAGGAGATGCCGCTGCTGCACAGGGGTTCCTCGCAAAGGTAGCTGATGTCGTCACCACATATTCGCTGACGGCAGACCCCGATCTTGATTGGCGCTATCGGATTTACGCTGACAGTGAAGGGCCGTGTGTCGGATCTCTTACGCGCAACATCACATATGATCTCTGGGAAATCCTTACGAATAGGAGTCAGAAGGGCAGCCATACACCGCCAAGATACGTCAATCACGTACGGGGGTTGGGCTGTTCCACTATTGTCTTGGCGTCGGACGACAGTGAGCTTGAAGTCCTGAATGAGCCCTGGGCGTCTTCCGGTTTCATACTGGCACCGAAAATTTCTGCCTACCCATCTTTTTATTTTGGTAAGCGTAAAAGGTAG